One window of the Spea bombifrons isolate aSpeBom1 chromosome 8, aSpeBom1.2.pri, whole genome shotgun sequence genome contains the following:
- the RNF208 gene encoding RING finger protein 208, which yields MQGALGENKVADSNVKKILMSCLKGQQVIIKMETMKIIQPEKFSECQSSQTRYGPPSRREPPLVAKRAWPSDSEIIVNQACGDMQTLENTPNTLGLPRTPPPPRREKIYPGQRKASTEICYHRKTPSDEVIVNQYVLHPSAPCEPLECPTCGHMYNFTNKRPRILSCLHSVCEECLQILYESCPKYKFISCPTCKRETVLFTDYGLAALAVNTSILNRLPTEALSANPVQWSSETDRSCYQTFRQYCGAACTCQIRNPLSSCAIM from the coding sequence ATGCAGGGGGCGCTCGGGGAAAACAAGGTCGCGGAcagtaatgtgaaaaaaatcctTATGTCTTGTCTGAAGGGGCAACAGGTCATCATCAAAATGGAGACCATGAAGATCATACAGCCGGAGAAGTTCTCAGAGTGCCAGAGCTCCCAAACCAGGTACGGCCCCCCGTCACGGAGGGAGCCTCCTTTAGTTGCCAAACGGGCTTGGCCTTCAGACTCGGAAATCATTGTGAACCAGGCCTGTGGAGACATGCAGACTCTGGAGAACACCCCAAACACGCTGGGGCTTCCGAGGACACCCCCTCCACCGCGAAGGGAGAAGATCTACCCCGGCCAGCGTAAGGCCAGCACAGAGATTTGTTACCATCGCAAGACCCCTTCCGACGAAGTTATTGTCAACCAGTACGTGCTTCACCCGTCCGCCCCGTGCGAACCTTTGGAGTGTCCGACGTGCGGCCACATGTACAATTTCACAAACAAAAGACCTCGTATCTTGTCCTGTCTCCATTCTGTGTGTGAGGAATGCCTACAGATCCTCTATGAGTCTTGCCCCAAGTACAAATTTATTTCCTGCCCCACCTGCAAGAGAGAGACTGTGCTGTTCACAGACTACGGCCTGGCCGCCCTGGCCGTTAACACCAGCATCCTCAACCGGCTGCCCACAGAGGCTCTCTCCGCCAACCCGGTGCAGTGGAGCAGCGAGACAGACCGCAGCTGCTACCAGACCTTTCGGCAGTATTGCGGGGCGGCGTGCACCTGCCAGATCCGGAATCCGCTGTCTTCCTGCGCCATCATGTAA